Proteins from one Phycisphaeraceae bacterium genomic window:
- a CDS encoding glycoside hydrolase family 15 protein, with product MPRNIPVGNGEMLVAFDDLYRIRDLYWPHVGVPNHTCGHLQRFGVWVDGHFAWVDSPGWERDLRYKRDTLITEVRLRNERLGVELICHDAVDYWSPVYFRKVSVTDLFGRPRDVRVFFHQDISVGESPVGDTVNYDPNTGGLVHYKDDTYFLFNGCSTRTWGVDTWATGQKRIGEAEGTWRDAEDGLLSRNAIAQGSVDSTLGFSLTLAPGGTGTVVYWIAAARDYEVLKQLNAKVRFKTAQRMMDRTEAYWKLWACKEPVDFSPLPTHLRDLFVRSSLVVRTQIDNGGAIIAANDYDITHFAGDTYSYMWPRDGALVAHALVLAGQSELSRNFFQFCRKVVEPDGYFLHKYNPTGTFASSWHPWVIDGRKTLPIQQDETSLVVWALRRHFDVFRDVEFIKELYNPLVVDPAVWIMSYRDHNGLPKPSWDLWEERRGVHLFTVAATIGALRAASRFAHDMGALDRAAAFGEGAEHMRTAMIRHMWDGSRGRFARTAMPTDDGGYHLDFTLDSSAVALFLFGALPPDDPRVESHMRQLRDRLWVRTEIGGIARYEADPYHRVEHHNTEEVPGNPWIVCTLWYALWLIQKARSLDELREALPYLEWTNDRATAGGILPEQNHPYHGTPISVSPLTWSHATYMTTVMKYLEKHRRLSVAQGGSVEIELEHEA from the coding sequence ATGCCCCGCAACATCCCCGTCGGCAATGGAGAGATGCTCGTCGCCTTCGACGACCTCTATCGCATTCGAGACCTCTACTGGCCCCATGTCGGTGTGCCCAATCACACCTGCGGACACCTGCAACGGTTCGGAGTCTGGGTGGACGGTCACTTCGCTTGGGTCGATTCGCCCGGCTGGGAGCGGGACCTCCGATACAAGCGAGACACGCTCATCACCGAGGTGCGGCTTCGCAACGAGCGACTCGGCGTGGAACTGATCTGCCACGACGCAGTCGACTACTGGAGTCCCGTCTACTTCCGCAAGGTCTCGGTGACCGATCTCTTCGGCCGTCCGAGAGATGTTCGAGTCTTCTTCCATCAGGACATCTCGGTCGGCGAGAGCCCCGTGGGCGACACGGTCAACTACGACCCCAATACCGGCGGACTGGTCCACTACAAGGACGACACCTACTTTCTCTTCAACGGATGCAGCACGCGCACCTGGGGCGTCGACACCTGGGCCACCGGCCAGAAGCGCATCGGCGAAGCGGAGGGAACATGGCGCGACGCCGAAGACGGTCTTCTGTCGCGCAACGCGATCGCCCAGGGGTCGGTGGACAGCACACTCGGCTTCTCGCTGACGCTGGCACCGGGTGGAACGGGCACGGTCGTCTACTGGATCGCCGCGGCGCGCGACTACGAAGTGCTGAAGCAGCTCAACGCGAAGGTGCGCTTCAAGACGGCGCAGCGCATGATGGACCGCACCGAGGCGTACTGGAAGCTGTGGGCCTGCAAGGAGCCCGTCGACTTCTCGCCCTTGCCGACACATCTGCGCGATCTCTTCGTGCGATCGTCGCTGGTGGTTCGAACGCAGATCGACAACGGTGGAGCCATCATCGCGGCCAATGACTACGACATCACGCACTTCGCCGGAGACACCTACAGCTACATGTGGCCGCGCGACGGGGCGCTGGTCGCACACGCGCTGGTGCTGGCGGGCCAGAGCGAACTGAGTCGGAACTTCTTTCAGTTCTGCCGGAAGGTCGTCGAGCCCGACGGTTACTTTCTGCACAAGTACAACCCCACTGGCACCTTCGCCTCGAGCTGGCACCCGTGGGTGATCGATGGCCGCAAGACCCTGCCCATCCAGCAGGATGAGACGAGCCTCGTGGTCTGGGCGCTGCGGCGCCACTTCGATGTCTTCCGCGATGTGGAGTTCATCAAGGAGCTCTACAACCCGCTGGTCGTCGACCCCGCCGTCTGGATCATGAGCTATCGCGATCACAACGGCCTGCCGAAGCCGAGCTGGGACCTGTGGGAGGAGCGGCGCGGCGTGCACCTCTTCACGGTCGCGGCGACCATCGGGGCGCTCCGGGCCGCCAGCCGTTTCGCCCACGACATGGGAGCCCTCGATCGTGCGGCGGCCTTCGGCGAAGGGGCTGAGCACATGCGGACCGCGATGATCCGCCACATGTGGGATGGTTCGCGCGGACGCTTTGCGCGCACCGCGATGCCCACCGACGACGGGGGCTACCACCTCGATTTCACGCTCGATTCGAGTGCGGTGGCGCTCTTCCTCTTCGGAGCACTCCCGCCCGATGACCCGCGCGTCGAGAGCCACATGCGGCAGTTGCGCGACCGACTCTGGGTGCGCACCGAGATCGGCGGCATCGCTCGCTACGAGGCCGACCCCTATCACCGGGTCGAGCATCACAACACCGAAGAAGTCCCCGGAAATCCATGGATCGTCTGCACCCTCTGGTATGCGCTCTGGCTCATCCAGAAGGCGCGATCACTCGATGAACTGCGCGAAGCCCTGCCGTATCTTGAGTGGACGAACGATCGCGCGACGGCGGGCGGAATCCTGCCGGAGCAGAATCATCCCTATCACGGCACGCCCATCTCCGTGAGTCCGCTCACCTGGAGCCACGCGACCTACATGACCACCGTGATGAAGTACCTCGAGAAGCACCGACGCCTCTCCGTGGCGCAGGGTGGATCGGTG
- a CDS encoding B12-binding domain-containing protein: MPVLPAHRDAADALLAVARTVTDWAVDAMFAEDPSLEVRYGAQARKLWLCDTDMRVAQLAQAVAIDCPEIVVHAARWSRKGFEARGVPETDLIHSLAALRGAIEGVLPAAAGSRAAAALASAEEDLRQHMQARKPSRSGASNPGDEDEDAAMADVDEARADDSRRYLLALLEREPEAATAGVLELRREGVRLDDIYTEVIGPALREVGRMWHRSEVTVADEHFSTSASRRVIARLRADARPRPWNGKRILAANPAGDLHDFGLQMAADLFELDGWRVEFLGASTPNDAIISTLEGPDRAAFDLLVLCSQTFLSLRALAELIDEVRRNPVTAEVPIMVGGAPFREVSNLWKCVGADACADLGDDALQKARQLVGMTGGR; encoded by the coding sequence ATGCCTGTGTTGCCAGCCCATCGCGACGCCGCCGATGCCCTGCTGGCCGTCGCACGGACGGTCACCGACTGGGCGGTCGATGCCATGTTCGCCGAGGATCCCTCGCTTGAGGTTCGCTATGGCGCGCAGGCACGGAAGCTGTGGCTCTGCGATACCGACATGCGCGTGGCCCAACTCGCCCAGGCGGTTGCCATCGACTGCCCGGAGATCGTGGTGCACGCCGCGCGCTGGTCTCGGAAGGGCTTTGAAGCGCGCGGCGTTCCCGAGACCGACTTGATTCACAGCCTCGCGGCCTTGCGCGGCGCGATCGAAGGGGTGCTGCCAGCCGCGGCGGGCTCTCGCGCGGCAGCCGCACTGGCCAGCGCCGAAGAGGATCTGCGGCAGCACATGCAGGCACGCAAGCCATCTCGTTCAGGCGCATCCAACCCGGGCGACGAGGATGAGGACGCGGCCATGGCCGATGTCGATGAAGCGCGCGCTGATGATTCGCGCCGCTACCTGCTCGCCCTGCTCGAGCGCGAGCCCGAGGCGGCCACCGCCGGCGTTCTTGAACTGCGCCGAGAGGGTGTTCGACTGGATGACATCTACACCGAAGTCATCGGGCCCGCCCTGCGCGAAGTCGGTCGCATGTGGCATCGTTCGGAAGTCACCGTCGCCGATGAGCACTTCTCGACCTCGGCCTCCCGGCGCGTGATTGCGCGTCTTCGCGCTGACGCCCGCCCGCGACCGTGGAACGGCAAGCGCATCCTCGCGGCAAACCCGGCGGGCGATCTCCATGATTTCGGGCTCCAGATGGCGGCCGATCTCTTCGAACTCGATGGGTGGCGCGTGGAGTTTCTCGGCGCATCCACCCCGAACGACGCAATCATCTCAACGCTCGAGGGACCCGACCGCGCCGCATTTGACCTGCTCGTCCTCTGCTCACAGACCTTTTTGAGTCTTCGGGCATTGGCGGAGCTGATCGACGAAGTCCGCCGCAATCCCGTGACGGCGGAGGTGCCGATCATGGTCGGTGGCGCACCCTTCCGCGAGGTCTCGAATCTCTGGAAGTGCGTCGGCGCCGATGCCTGCGCCGACCTGGGCGATGATGCGCTCCAGAAGGCGCGGCAACTGGTCGGCATGACCGGCGGACGCTGA
- a CDS encoding Bax inhibitor-1/YccA family protein, producing the protein MTALQSSNPILANESLFGALQEAQPAPQTATVSGVINKTTALVLAAVVAGAGGYSLAVNPAMVTILWAVSGITALVLFFTMRRAVTIKPPVAFIYAITQGAFLGALSRGLEGILASQGIQMAGGSLALQAFVVTAGMVVTMLVLYRARIIRPTAMFQSIITSLVAGIAVVYLITIVLSLFGVAMPFISINSALQGGSAAYIGLGLNAAILIIAALTLIMDFGQIEAAVDSRAPSSVEWYLAFGLTVSMVWIFFEALKLAFRLALIFGNRR; encoded by the coding sequence ATGACGGCCCTTCAGTCCTCGAACCCCATCCTCGCCAACGAGAGCCTCTTCGGCGCGCTCCAGGAGGCGCAGCCGGCGCCGCAGACGGCGACCGTCAGCGGAGTCATCAACAAGACGACCGCGCTCGTGCTGGCCGCCGTGGTTGCTGGTGCTGGTGGCTACTCCCTGGCCGTCAATCCGGCCATGGTCACCATTCTGTGGGCCGTGTCGGGGATCACCGCGCTGGTGCTCTTCTTCACCATGCGGCGGGCGGTCACGATCAAGCCGCCGGTGGCATTCATCTACGCGATCACACAGGGTGCGTTTCTGGGTGCCCTGAGCCGTGGCCTCGAGGGCATTCTCGCGTCGCAGGGCATTCAGATGGCTGGTGGAAGCCTGGCGCTTCAGGCATTCGTCGTCACGGCGGGCATGGTGGTCACGATGCTGGTGCTCTATCGCGCCCGCATCATCCGGCCCACGGCGATGTTCCAGTCGATCATCACCTCGCTCGTTGCCGGCATTGCGGTCGTCTACCTGATCACCATCGTGCTGTCGCTCTTCGGCGTCGCGATGCCGTTCATCTCGATCAACTCCGCGCTTCAGGGTGGATCGGCGGCGTACATCGGGCTTGGCCTCAACGCGGCGATCCTGATCATCGCGGCGCTGACGCTCATCATGGACTTCGGCCAGATCGAGGCGGCGGTCGATTCGCGGGCGCCGTCGAGCGTCGAGTGGTACCTCGCGTTCGGCCTGACCGTCTCGATGGTGTGGATCTTCTTCGAGGCACTGAAGCTCGCCTTCAGGCTCGCGCTGATCTTCGGAAACCGCCGCTGA
- a CDS encoding PhoH family protein gives MSSQFQATRKHFVLDTNVLLHNPSSIFKFEEHEVVIPLQVIEELDSFKKNNDETGRNARSVIRSLDKLRSIGRLFEGVVWNEQGGSVRIDRCDRNTPFALDLDVADNRILGVAHQLHAEGKRTIFISKDINARVKCDALGIASEDFEADRVDADWLYSGYATITAPGDLIDELYDERQLPVDRFGDLAIKTPDGHDQAASDLVPNQYLVLRDANDEGHSGLARVLADTGHVIPVTGPRKPVYGVMARNVQQTMVLDLLLDDEVKLVSLIGPAGTGKTLLAIAAGMQKVFREERFDKLLVARPIMPLGRDIGYLPGDKDEKLSLWMQPVFDNVAYLLSTRGGGGTDADSRTAEQRMDQLVAGGKLVMEPLTYIRGRSIPHQFMIVDEAQNLSPHEVKTIVSRVGEGTKIVLAGDIGQIDNPYLDAASNGLSHLIERMKGQRIAGHVTMSRTERSELASLAAEVL, from the coding sequence ATCTCCAGCCAGTTTCAGGCGACCCGGAAGCACTTCGTGCTCGACACCAATGTGCTTCTCCACAACCCGAGTTCTATCTTCAAGTTCGAGGAGCATGAGGTCGTCATTCCGCTCCAGGTGATCGAGGAACTCGACTCCTTCAAGAAGAACAACGACGAAACGGGGCGGAACGCGCGATCGGTGATCCGCTCGCTCGACAAGCTTCGCTCGATCGGACGCCTCTTCGAAGGCGTGGTGTGGAACGAACAGGGTGGCTCCGTGCGGATCGATCGCTGCGACCGCAACACGCCCTTCGCGCTTGACCTCGATGTCGCAGACAACCGCATCCTCGGGGTCGCGCATCAGCTTCACGCCGAAGGCAAGCGGACCATCTTCATCTCGAAGGACATCAACGCCCGGGTGAAGTGCGACGCGCTCGGCATCGCCAGCGAGGACTTCGAGGCCGATCGCGTCGATGCCGACTGGCTCTACTCCGGGTACGCGACGATCACGGCGCCGGGCGATCTCATCGATGAGCTCTATGACGAGCGGCAGCTTCCGGTCGATCGGTTCGGCGATCTCGCGATCAAGACGCCCGATGGTCACGATCAGGCGGCGAGTGATCTCGTGCCGAACCAGTACCTGGTGCTGCGCGACGCCAACGACGAGGGCCATTCCGGGCTCGCGCGCGTGCTGGCCGACACCGGTCATGTCATTCCCGTGACGGGTCCGCGTAAGCCGGTCTACGGCGTGATGGCGCGGAATGTCCAGCAGACGATGGTGCTCGACCTCCTGCTCGATGACGAGGTCAAGCTCGTTTCATTGATCGGTCCCGCCGGCACGGGCAAGACGCTGCTCGCGATCGCCGCAGGCATGCAGAAGGTGTTCAGAGAAGAACGGTTCGACAAGCTGCTGGTGGCGCGGCCCATCATGCCGCTCGGGCGCGACATCGGCTACCTGCCCGGCGACAAGGATGAGAAGCTCTCCCTCTGGATGCAGCCGGTCTTCGACAATGTGGCCTACCTCCTCTCGACGCGCGGTGGCGGCGGTACGGATGCCGACAGTCGCACGGCGGAGCAGCGCATGGATCAGCTTGTCGCCGGCGGCAAGCTGGTCATGGAGCCACTGACCTACATCCGAGGTCGCAGCATTCCCCACCAGTTCATGATCGTGGATGAGGCGCAGAACCTCTCGCCGCATGAAGTGAAGACGATCGTGAGCCGCGTTGGCGAGGGCACCAAGATTGTGCTCGCCGGTGACATCGGGCAGATCGACAACCCCTACCTCGATGCCGCAAGCAACGGACTCTCCCATCTCATCGAGCGCATGAAGGGCCAGCGCATTGCGGGCCATGTGACGATGAGTCGGACGGAGCGCAGCGAGCTGGCGAGCCTCGCCGCCGAAGTGCTCTGA
- a CDS encoding Spy/CpxP family protein refolding chaperone, with product MSAVHGGRERRDRLLAVSVVFNLAVLFGVAYASQDGVGGPADPGARAPGERARGDGRPPREGGPWRGEGERPVRAWMERRAAQARGADGDDGERRGRRGPDGPGGPAGPGGPGGVRGPGGPGGSGAGFMAGPGGGGPLMGIERVAERLDLNETQRQQLKQIHDDRIAQMQSIDERSREARRAMFEALTSGEASGAKLRELAEKELSVERERRMAQIDLFERFRTILTPEQRVQLRDEMRRFTPPGGPRPARGEGDDSRPERGPRGDRDGDPRPERGPRGERGGRPAPPPVD from the coding sequence ATGAGTGCAGTGCATGGTGGTCGTGAGCGGCGGGATCGACTTCTCGCCGTCTCGGTGGTCTTCAATCTTGCGGTCCTGTTTGGCGTCGCTTATGCGAGCCAGGATGGCGTCGGCGGGCCGGCTGATCCTGGCGCACGGGCACCCGGCGAGCGAGCTCGCGGCGACGGTCGCCCTCCGCGTGAGGGTGGGCCGTGGCGTGGCGAGGGCGAGCGCCCGGTCCGCGCGTGGATGGAGCGTCGAGCGGCGCAGGCTCGCGGCGCGGATGGTGATGATGGCGAGCGCCGCGGTCGGCGCGGGCCCGATGGTCCCGGCGGTCCAGCGGGTCCAGGTGGGCCCGGCGGAGTGCGCGGTCCCGGCGGTCCGGGCGGCTCCGGCGCAGGATTCATGGCGGGCCCCGGCGGCGGCGGTCCCCTGATGGGCATTGAGCGCGTCGCCGAACGCCTCGACCTGAACGAGACGCAGCGCCAGCAGCTCAAGCAGATTCACGACGACCGTATCGCCCAGATGCAGTCGATCGACGAGCGATCGCGCGAGGCCCGTCGAGCCATGTTCGAAGCGCTCACCTCGGGGGAGGCGAGCGGAGCCAAGCTGCGTGAGCTCGCTGAGAAGGAACTCAGTGTCGAGCGTGAGCGCCGCATGGCGCAGATCGACCTCTTCGAGCGATTCCGAACGATCCTCACGCCGGAGCAGCGCGTTCAGCTGCGCGATGAGATGCGACGGTTCACGCCCCCGGGTGGCCCTCGGCCCGCGCGTGGCGAGGGCGACGATTCCCGACCCGAGCGCGGGCCTCGTGGCGATCGCGATGGTGATCCGCGGCCCGAGCGCGGTCCGCGCGGTGAGCGGGGCGGCCGACCGGCGCCTCCGCCAGTGGATTGA
- a CDS encoding sigma-70 family RNA polymerase sigma factor codes for MEPLDEVDLAACVAGDGAAWDLFVHAAAPLVVAVIRRACRGRADEVEDLAQEVFVRLLRDDARLLRAFDPARARLSSYLVVIARSVAIEKLRRKRLPMAGGEVEGCADSIAAARDTVERDATEEVSRLPLDALSEQQRRVLELMHREGCSVPEVARRLGVAEQTVRSAHHKAVSRLRRLLGVDGESRNPASDPGPGDV; via the coding sequence TTGGAACCACTCGACGAGGTCGATCTTGCCGCCTGCGTGGCCGGAGATGGCGCCGCGTGGGATCTCTTCGTCCATGCCGCCGCTCCGCTGGTGGTGGCTGTCATTCGTCGCGCATGCAGAGGTCGAGCGGACGAGGTCGAGGACCTCGCCCAGGAAGTCTTCGTGCGCCTGCTGCGGGACGACGCGCGGCTCCTGAGAGCCTTCGATCCGGCGCGAGCGAGGCTCTCCTCCTACCTCGTCGTCATTGCTCGAAGCGTGGCCATCGAGAAGCTCCGCCGCAAGCGTCTGCCGATGGCTGGCGGCGAAGTGGAGGGCTGCGCGGACTCGATCGCCGCAGCGCGGGACACGGTTGAGCGCGATGCGACCGAGGAAGTGTCGCGCCTGCCCCTTGACGCGCTCTCCGAGCAGCAGCGCCGGGTTCTCGAGCTGATGCACCGGGAGGGGTGCTCGGTGCCGGAAGTCGCCCGACGCCTCGGGGTTGCCGAACAGACGGTTCGCAGTGCCCATCACAAGGCCGTTTCCCGGCTGCGCAGGCTTCTGGGGGTCGATGGGGAGTCCCGGAATCCCGCGAGTGATCCCGGACCCGGGGATGTTTAG
- a CDS encoding Nif3-like dinuclear metal center hexameric protein: protein MPIRRKRTVARGAGTVASLLEAVQRISPLRLAAEWDNVGLLIGDPRSPVRKVVLTIDLTEAVIGDAAATRGSETAVIAYHPPIFEPLRRVAGPDPRGALILRAARSLAAVISPHTALDAVADGVTDWLSLGVGEGALLPIEAAESLPSGESRMVVTKAPSAAVDRIRDAMSLAGAGRIGEYSRCAFEVRGTGSFEGDATSNPRVGSRGRLERVEESRLEMVSSAAALPGVIAALRAAHPYEEPPIEIFSLAARPSLREGHGRVLEMTTARTTDEIGMRLARHLRVAPAAIEVIRADRPGDHRRLRLGTRSKSARANRLEHRRVGLCPGSGGSLVPRAIDLGCTLFVTGEMKHHERLEAVARGCDVILAGHTETERGFLPHYRTRLQRLVPGLAVSVAPRDAPPASRLR, encoded by the coding sequence ATGCCGATCCGAAGGAAGCGAACCGTGGCACGGGGCGCTGGAACTGTCGCTTCGCTGCTTGAAGCCGTCCAACGCATCAGTCCCCTCCGTCTTGCGGCGGAGTGGGACAATGTGGGACTCCTCATTGGCGATCCTCGCTCCCCCGTGCGGAAGGTGGTCCTCACCATCGACCTGACCGAGGCCGTCATCGGCGATGCCGCGGCCACCAGAGGAAGTGAGACGGCCGTGATCGCCTATCACCCGCCCATCTTCGAGCCGCTTCGCCGAGTGGCCGGGCCTGATCCGCGCGGCGCCTTGATCCTGCGCGCCGCGCGATCGCTCGCCGCGGTGATCTCTCCACACACCGCCCTTGATGCCGTCGCCGATGGCGTCACCGACTGGCTCTCGCTGGGTGTCGGCGAAGGTGCGCTCCTGCCGATTGAAGCGGCGGAGTCCTTGCCATCGGGTGAGAGCCGCATGGTTGTGACCAAGGCGCCATCGGCCGCTGTCGATCGAATCCGCGATGCGATGAGCCTCGCGGGCGCCGGGCGAATCGGCGAGTACTCCCGCTGCGCGTTCGAAGTTCGCGGCACGGGCTCCTTTGAAGGCGATGCCACGAGCAACCCGCGCGTCGGGTCGCGCGGGCGCCTCGAGCGCGTCGAGGAGTCGAGGCTGGAGATGGTCTCATCGGCCGCGGCCTTGCCCGGTGTCATCGCCGCGCTGCGCGCAGCCCATCCCTACGAAGAGCCGCCCATCGAGATCTTCTCGCTGGCCGCACGACCTTCGTTGCGGGAGGGCCATGGTCGAGTGCTCGAGATGACCACCGCTCGCACGACCGACGAGATCGGCATGCGACTCGCTCGGCACCTGCGCGTGGCGCCCGCCGCCATCGAGGTGATTCGAGCCGATCGCCCGGGCGACCATCGACGCCTGAGACTTGGAACCCGATCGAAGTCCGCACGAGCGAACCGGCTCGAGCATCGGCGCGTGGGCCTCTGCCCGGGCTCCGGGGGATCGCTCGTTCCTCGCGCGATTGACTTGGGCTGCACGCTCTTCGTGACTGGCGAGATGAAGCACCATGAGCGCCTCGAAGCCGTCGCGCGGGGCTGCGATGTCATACTTGCCGGACACACGGAGACGGAGCGAGGCTTCCTGCCGCACTACCGAACGAGGTTGCAGCGCCTGGTTCCCGGGCTCGCGGTCTCCGTCGCCCCGCGCGATGCCCCGCCTGCGTCGCGCCTTCGTTGA
- a CDS encoding ROK family protein yields MTERARKGPVAGIDLGGTNMNVGIVDDRGKVIGRCKRKTKAVDGKESVIARLVEAIDRATSEAGLSRSQLAAVGVGAPSAIDMARGVMLNAGNLGWKNVPLRDILSKRLARPVVVDNDVNVAAWGEHVHGAGRGRGDMLAVWVGTGIGGGLVLNGKLWRGPLSTAGEIGNSILLPINSPGRRSVEEHCSRTAMVRAMETLLGFYPNSMLHEFIQSKNGREPLDRAIGSSVIAECYAKGDALVRRVVDGAADLLGVAIANAVTLLSIPTVILGGGVTEALGKTWIARVRDSFEEHVFPQSLRQVNMVASTLEDDAGILGAAMLARDPAMTKA; encoded by the coding sequence ATGACGGAGCGAGCTCGCAAGGGACCCGTGGCCGGGATCGATCTCGGCGGCACGAACATGAATGTCGGCATCGTCGATGACCGGGGCAAGGTCATCGGGCGCTGCAAGCGCAAGACGAAGGCGGTGGATGGCAAGGAGTCGGTGATTGCGCGGCTGGTCGAAGCGATCGATCGTGCAACCTCCGAGGCGGGGCTTTCGCGCAGTCAACTCGCGGCCGTCGGCGTCGGGGCGCCGAGTGCGATCGACATGGCGCGGGGCGTGATGCTGAATGCGGGCAATCTCGGGTGGAAGAATGTGCCTCTGCGGGACATCCTCTCGAAGCGCCTCGCCCGGCCGGTGGTGGTGGACAACGATGTGAATGTGGCGGCGTGGGGCGAGCATGTGCATGGCGCAGGCCGCGGGCGCGGCGACATGCTCGCGGTGTGGGTGGGCACCGGCATCGGCGGCGGGCTTGTGCTGAACGGCAAGCTGTGGCGCGGACCGCTCTCGACGGCGGGAGAGATCGGCAACTCCATCCTGCTGCCGATCAACTCGCCCGGGCGGCGCAGTGTCGAGGAGCATTGCTCGCGCACGGCCATGGTCCGCGCCATGGAGACCTTGCTCGGCTTCTATCCGAACTCCATGCTGCACGAGTTCATTCAGTCGAAGAATGGGCGCGAACCGCTTGATCGCGCGATCGGTTCGAGCGTGATCGCCGAGTGCTATGCGAAGGGCGATGCGCTCGTCCGCCGCGTGGTCGATGGCGCCGCCGATCTCCTTGGCGTGGCGATTGCCAATGCCGTCACCTTGCTCTCGATTCCCACGGTGATCCTCGGGGGCGGCGTGACGGAAGCGCTTGGCAAGACTTGGATCGCGCGCGTGCGCGACTCCTTCGAAGAGCATGTCTTCCCCCAGTCGCTCCGGCAGGTGAACATGGTGGCAAGCACGCTCGAGGATGACGCGGGCATTCTCGGCGCCGCAATGCTCGCGCGCGATCCGGCGATGACGAAGGCGTAG